One region of Pagrus major chromosome 7, Pma_NU_1.0 genomic DNA includes:
- the LOC141000364 gene encoding urotensin-2-like produces MKCNHLLSWAFLLVASGPLLAHPITESVEMPYPGPVSVEDRGVSALDDLPLSEQTFPLQDGAGLRYSTLISGEINRDGVRTTGLLPRGMKREVLLEKQSLLNPFSHVLGIRKQFRKRAGNSECFWKYCV; encoded by the exons ATGAAGTGTAACCATCTGCTGTCCTGGGCCTTCCTGCTCGTGGCCTCTGGCCCACTGCTGGCCCACCCAATCACAGAATCTGTTGAGATGCCCTATCCGGGACCTG TATCGGTGGAGGACCGAGGAGTCAGCGCTCTGGATGATCTGCCTCTCTCTGAGCAAACCTTCCCTCTCCAGGATGGTGCTGGTCTCAGATATTCCACTCTGATATCTGGGGAGATCAACAGAGATg GTGTCAGAACTACAGGCCTGCTTCCTCGGGGTATGAAGAGAGAG GTCCTACTGGAGAAACAAAGTCTCCTAAATCCTTTCAGCCATGTGCTGGGCATCCGGAAGCAGTTCAGGAAGAGAGCAGGGAATTCTGAATGTTTCTGGAAGTACTGTGTCTAA